The Candidatus Neomarinimicrobiota bacterium genome includes a region encoding these proteins:
- the rpoN gene encoding RNA polymerase factor sigma-54, with protein MPTLQQTQKLIQHLSPQQILQSSILQLNSLMLEERILAELEQNPALEMAEQDLPASPDEESETAESEDEFDWEELFNSPEDYNVSRFEDHSREAIEIQLAASEEFIENLHHQLVDLGLSEEELKIADELLGNINNEGYLTAEPLLVADRLQVSEEAVDKVRQEIMHLNPPGVGALDLQECLLAQLEVRGEDGLAMELVARHFEDFANRRYQRIIQALGCGEDELQAAIDTVARLNPKPGIGAATVMGEYIVPDLTVGEDNGEWVVMLNDTTLPELYVSPTYLGMLSGGQGLDSEARQFVRRKVEGARWFIQAVQQRRETMVKVMRAIIARQEEFFLKGQGHLKPMVLRDIADDVGMDISTISRVTNGKYVQTPHEIYELKYFFSEGMTTDQGEEVSTRIIKQELQKLIDGEDKQQPLNDEALALGLNGQGYPVARRTVAKYREQLKIPVARLRREL; from the coding sequence ATGCCGACACTCCAACAAACCCAGAAACTGATCCAGCATTTGTCTCCCCAGCAAATCCTCCAGTCCAGTATCCTGCAGTTGAACAGCCTCATGCTGGAGGAACGTATCCTGGCCGAGTTGGAGCAGAACCCGGCCCTGGAGATGGCCGAGCAGGACCTGCCAGCCAGCCCCGACGAAGAATCTGAAACCGCCGAGAGTGAAGATGAATTTGATTGGGAGGAACTGTTCAACAGCCCGGAAGACTATAACGTCTCCCGTTTTGAAGACCATTCTAGAGAGGCAATCGAGATCCAGCTGGCCGCTTCAGAAGAGTTTATTGAGAACCTCCACCACCAGCTGGTTGACCTGGGGCTATCGGAGGAAGAGCTCAAGATCGCCGATGAGCTATTGGGGAACATTAACAACGAAGGTTACCTCACGGCCGAACCGCTTTTGGTGGCAGACCGGCTGCAGGTTTCGGAAGAAGCGGTAGACAAGGTCCGGCAGGAGATTATGCACCTGAACCCACCCGGTGTTGGTGCCCTCGATCTGCAGGAATGTCTCCTGGCCCAGTTGGAGGTGCGGGGTGAGGATGGTCTGGCCATGGAGTTGGTAGCGCGCCACTTCGAAGACTTCGCCAATCGCAGGTACCAACGCATTATCCAGGCCCTGGGTTGTGGTGAGGATGAGCTGCAGGCAGCCATTGACACTGTAGCGCGCCTCAACCCGAAGCCGGGTATTGGCGCCGCCACTGTCATGGGAGAGTATATCGTGCCGGACCTCACGGTGGGAGAGGACAACGGCGAGTGGGTGGTCATGTTGAACGATACCACTTTACCGGAGCTGTATGTCAGTCCCACGTACCTGGGTATGCTCAGCGGTGGTCAGGGTTTGGATTCGGAGGCCCGGCAGTTTGTGCGGCGCAAGGTGGAAGGCGCCCGGTGGTTCATCCAGGCGGTGCAGCAGCGCCGGGAGACCATGGTCAAGGTTATGCGGGCGATTATCGCCCGGCAGGAGGAATTCTTCCTTAAAGGGCAAGGCCACCTGAAGCCCATGGTGTTGAGGGATATCGCTGATGATGTGGGCATGGATATTTCCACTATCAGCCGGGTGACCAACGGCAAGTACGTTCAGACGCCCCATGAGATTTACGAGTTGAAGTACTTTTTCTCTGAAGGGATGACCACCGATCAGGGCGAGGAGGTATCTACCCGCATCATCAAGCAGGAGCTGCAGAAGCTCATTGACGGTGAGGACAAGCAGCAGCCTTTGAATGATGAGGCCCTGGCCTTGGGTCTCAATGGGCAGGGCTATCCGGTAGCCCGGCGGACGGTGGCCAAGTACCGGGAGCAGTTGAAGATTCCGGTGGCCCGGCTGAGGCGGGAGCTGTGA